The genomic segment ggtggcgtcaggaagggcatccggccttaatacgaagctgccaatctaataatattatgtgGATAAAAACgtaagatccgcaccggcgacccatgatgaacatggaaaagccagttagacctagccactgggtggccaaaccagcccaagtcagagccggtcccaagccgggtaaatagagagggttggcgtcaggaagggtatccggccataaaagatatctgccagaacctgatcaatggcgaccccatatatgaatgggataaagctaagaagatatatatatatatatatatatatatatatatatatatatatatatgtttgtgtgtgtgtgtgtgtgtgtgtgtgtgtgtgtgtgtgtgtgtgtgtgtgtgtgtgtgtgtgtgtgtgtgtctgtgtgtgtgtgtgcgtgtgtgtgtgtacacatgcatatgtatgtatatacatatgcatgcatacacatacatatatacataaatacattgatatatacgTACATCATTATATGACCTTAGAAAATGCTATATTTATTGTTGGCTGTACATTTATTGACCTCACGGCCAGAATCATATCGCCTGACCTTGAATGTTTTATCTtggaatattatacattatattatatatatatatatatatatatatatatatatatatatatatattatatatataaacatgcacacacacacagacacacatacacacacagacacacacaccacacacacatacacacacagacacacacccacacacacacatacacacacacatatgtatgtatattgttgaaaacacacatacatatatatgtatacatgtgtttacacacacacacacacacacacacacacacacacacacacacaacacacacacaccacacacacacacacacacacacacacacacacacacacgcttctagGAGAATTGAATTCAGCTTGAGGGAACAGATGTTGGAGGTATAGCTAAGACagtacttggggggggggggatactgaaTGTACAGTAGGGATCGTATACTGTAGGCAGAGGGCAAGGTACTATGTACTACTATACAATTATTATCTATAAAGATATTGCAGAAAAAGCCCACGAACATGATAAAAACATTGTACTTTTCACTCGATAAATTATGTGATAAAATTAATTTCGCTTCACTTCATATTCACAAATATCTTGCTGTgattttacatttaatataaattatggcAATTAATGCCATATAGATACAATTAATACCATATAGGTattcttattaaaaatatataaatacttgaaTGAACAGCATCCATTCACAAAAAGTCTTTATAGCCGATATTATATCGAATGATTGCAAACGGACATTGTTGGCtgtaaccgcttggtcgctagtttgctcgaccccacAATAACAAGCGATGAATCACGCGAGTGGGTGGCCGCTTGCCATTCGCTAGGCGAGCCACACGCTATGATCACGCGAGCAGACGACTGCTCGTCATTCGCCAAGCGAGCCACGCCCCTTGATCACGCGAGGGGTGGCTGctcgtgattggttattccttgttctgtTATTCCTCACCTTTTTGTAGATGTATGCCTAACCTTTTTAAGATAAACAGTTGCGGAATTGTCACCATTTGTTTTACACATCCTTCTCAGCTTTGAGGAAACTGCAGTTAGCCACGGCTACATTGGTGACCTTGGAGTGACTTCGAGCAACGGTGGTAAAAGTGGTAAAAAAGGACGGCTCCTTTCGCCCCTGTGATGACTACGACGCCTCAAGTTCGACCTACTGAAGGGGTACTACCAAGTACCAATGCACCCGGAAGACATCCCCAAAACTGCCGTCACCATGCACTTGGCCACCTTTCAGCAGATGATGGATGGCATCTTGCGTGATTTATCCTTCTGCATCTGCTATATCGACGACATCCTCATCTCCTCCAAACAGGAACATCTTGGACGCATCTCTACAGTTTTAGACCGCCTGCAGCAGAGTGGCCTGGTAGTGCGATATCACAAGTGTGCTTTCGGCGTCAGAGAGGTGGACTTCCTGGGGTACCGCCTCTCTCCCGCAGGTGTCTTCCCCCTCCCAGACAAGGTTGCGGCAGTCAAGCAATTCCCTACACCATCCTCAGTCAAGACCCTCCAAGAGTTCGCGGGAATGGTGAACTACTATCACTGCTTCCTGCCCGACATCGCATCCATCATGAACCCTTGGACATTGTGAGGCCCCCTCAAGCAGATGCATTTCATAAGGCCACAGAAGGTCTTGCCACATCAGCCCTCCTTGCTTTTCCCACCCCGGGGAAGCCCCTTCTCACCACTGATGCCAGCAACATTGCTATCGGAGCTGTCCTCGAGCAGGTGGTCGAAGAACTGCCCTGCCCTTTGGGTTTCTTCAGCTGCAAGCTACTGAAGGCCGAAAAGAACTACTCAACCTTCAACAGAGAGCTCCTCGCCATTCACCAAGCTGTCCATCATTTCTGCCATTTTCTTGAGGGTAACACCTTCACGATTCAGATGGATCACATGCCCATAGTCCACGCCTTCATGAGACAAGCTGACGCATGGTCCCTCTGCCATAGCCGAGTTCAACTGCTCCATTCAACTCTCCAGAGTTTCCATCGACACAGTTAATTTAGGGCTCGACTACTACCAACTCGCTAAAGAGCAGCAACAGTACCTCGAGACATCACCTACTGTACATACATAACTTCCCTCGACATCCCTGTGAACGAAACAGGTACCACAATCCTCTGCGACCGTGCCCGTGGATTCCAGCCTCCCTCTGCCTCATCCACGCCTGCCCCATCCTTCTCGACGAGCGGCAGCAcgcctcctgaagcagaaattcATGTGGCCACATCTCCACCGCCTGTCAAACCTCCAAAATTCAGCAAAACCCCGAAACGGGCCCTGGGTCTTTCCACCAGCCGCAGAGGCGTTTTGCACACATCCACGTCGACGTAGTGGGCCCCCTACCGCCATCAGAAGGACATCACTACCTCTTCATCATAGATAGCCTGAAGCTATTCCTATGTCCAATGCCAGTTCCGCCTCCTGCGCCACCGCTCTGCTCTCCGGGTGGATTTCGAGATTCGGCAGCCTTGCCCACATAACGTCCGACCGAGGCACCTCTTTGACTTCGCAGCTCTGGATGTCCCTGGGGCAGCTATTGGGTACCACCATCCATCACACCACGGCCTACAACCCGGAAGCTAACAGCATGGTGGAGCTtttccacagaaccctgaaagCTGCCCTTATGTCTCGATGTAGCAACATAATGTGGTTTTCACAACTTCCCTGGGTCCTCGGCCTTCGAACGACTCCAAAGGAAGGGCTTGATGTCTCCTCAGTAGAGTTAGTTTTCGGCGACCCCCTCGTGGTTCCCGGCGAATTCCCAGTGCTCCATCCAGCGATGACATCGCCAGACTACGACGCATCGTCGGGAAGTTCGCCCCCTGAAAACAGACCTACAGGCCACCTGAACACTATTACCTTCCCCAAAATCTACATACGATGAAGTATGTTTTCCTCTGCACTGACTCCCAcatgcctcccctcacccctccctactcTGGCCCATACAAAGCcattgagaggaaggagaaagcattCCTGCTATGGATTAAGTGCCAAAGATTGGATCTCGATAGATTACCTAAAGCCAGCGTTTCTAAAGGACGACGACGGTTCTCCAAGGAGGGCCGCCCCCTCTCACATGCCATGGGGCATCTTCGCTGACGGGGAATTATTGTAACCGCTTGGTTGCTAGTTCgctcgaccccgcagtaacaAGCAATGATCACGCAAATGGGTGGCCGCTAGCCATTTGCTAGGCGAGCCACACGCGAGGggtggccgctcgtgattggATTAATGTTCTAAGCATGGAAAGAACCCGCTCTCTCCAACCTCTCACTATAAGGGCTGTAAGACCCAATATTTGATGAGATGAGGACAGAGTGGACAAAAGTACTGAATTTTTTCGAGGTGTTTTTACATGATTCATGCTTGATGTAGTGGAGCAGCCACGTGTGACTTTGGACTAGAATCATTCATTTggtgatacaagcatgaaatttggtgtgaatgtgctatgtaggtcatattttgagaaaaaatgcTAGCCATCAgaaaattccaatatggcggccattatttccaagatggccaccggttaatggaaaaacaatggtaaaccataaaagcactcaatgttttacatcttggtgtaaaattattgacgtatttgccttctttggagtatctctggtgcattaggtaggtttcctgcacaaataaatactatttataccctcatagcatcaaggacagtcataaataccattgctgtctgcctaaaagtcctcagtaaataaacacagtagtagattaataattgttagtaaaaataataaatgagtaaataaatagtaGATGAATAATTCATTGTTGCCCCTTAAAAGGACTGCTAATGCCGGGGTGGTAAAAAGGGTGAGCTactttttatctaaaaagtacCCCAACGGCCTGCGAACCACAAAGCCTCTGGCAGGCAAGTCCCACCCTAGCCTTCTCGCGGCAGAAGTGATATTGCAAATAGTGGTGGTGCGTAAGGCCGGTGATGGCGCCTAAAAACCATTTAGCGCTGGGTAGATGAAGCTCAAAAGCCGGGAAAAGGCAATTCATCTAAGAGAAGGAAAACTCCGAAAATAAACCTAGCAAATTAGTGGTGGCAAGTCAAGTAAAAGAGTGTATGTCGCACACTACCAGGGCACACTGGTGACAGACACTGCTGTGCAACTCAGCATGGGGTTCAATATCAGCTAAACCTCGGGGTTTAGTATCCCAAATGCTATCTAATAAAGCCCCAGAGACATTAGATAGCCGCACCTGAATTGACAGGCTGTGCCAGCGCGGGAGAGCCGAGCCAAGGATACGAATGACATAGTAGACCCTTCTGCTGCTCAACTAGTTGCAAAGCatcatgagagaggaaaagaacggTTCAAAATATTCATGGAGAACTTGCAGTCTAATAGAGATTTCTTCTACAAGCCAATCAAAAAGAACAATACTGGCTTCTTCAAAACTAGGCCAGAGTCATCCAAAGTTATAGAGACTAAAGCACTTAAGGAGGACTGTCACTGTTTTCTCTCGCCTGTTTATCTCCTGCCAAACAAGAGGATGTGATCTACAAGAATTTATCAGACATGAGAACCAGCCTTACCCTCCTTCACTCAGCAAGAAGGTAATCTACGCGCATGTACTAAGGCCGATTTGGTGGATGTTCTCCAGGCGAAAGTGACACTACCTGAGTCAAGGCCAGACTCGGATGTCCTCATTGTGGATGGCTCATCACTGGTAAATGCAGTTGTACCAAAGACATCAAAGACTTTCGAAGAATATGCCACGAAGGACATTCTCCCCAAAATAGAACAGTACagcaaaaaacacaagagaacagaCATCATCTTTGATGTATATCATAAGTCAAGTCTGAAGTCGGAAGCTAGATCGAAACGAGGAAAAGCTATCAGGAGGAGAGTTACTGAAAAGAGTAAAACGACTACAAACTGGAAGAGTTTTCCTCTGCGACAGTGCAAACAAGACGgagctcttccattttcttgctgATGCAGTAGCTAAAATGACTACGGAAAATGTAGTCATTGTGACAAAGGAAGAAGACGCCCTTACGAGTGCCAGATACACCATGAGCCTAGAGGAATTGGCTCCCTGTAAACATGAGGAGGCTGACACACGTATATTCTTACATGCCTGGCATGCAACTTCGGAAGGCTTTAAATCTCTTATGATCGACGCAAACGACACGGACGTCATTGTGATCGCCATATCACAGATGCTTCATAACCTGGTGTCCACCTTAGGACCAGAAAAGACCAACGGGATGCTATTCTTCCATGCCTTTACTGGGTGTGACATTGTGTCAGGTTTCAATGGCAAGGGAAAAAGACAGCATGGCAGACATGGAATGTCTTCAGTGGTGCCTCTGCCACCTTTGCAAAACTTTGCTGCAGGCCATCTGAGATTGAGGAGTCTGATCTACATGTTCTGGAAAATATGTGGTTCTTATGTATGACCGGTCGAGTACAACATCTTCTGTAGACGAGGCAAGGCTTGATCTCTTTGCGCGAAAGCAGAGGTCATATGACATGATTCCACCAACACAAAGTGTACTGAAGCAACATGCCAAACGAGCAGCCTACCAAGCAGGTCATATTTGGGGACAGTGTGTCAATTGTCAGCCAGAACCTCAGTGTCCTTCCGAGTGGGGATGgtcaaaaaaaggtgatgattgggAAGTTGTATGGACAATGCTGGAACCCGTTTCCAAGAGCTGCCATGAACTGACAAAGTGTGGATGCAAGACAGAGTGTGGTGGAAGGTGCAAGTGTGTAAAGAATGGACTATTCTGTACTCTACTCTGTACTTGCCAGAATTCCTAATCTGATGAACAGTGAATGGACTTTTGGCCATAGTAGGTTGAGTATTGTTTGAAACATGGACTCTTGGACTTtggcatatgtagtatatgacgtcatttggcggccatcttgtaaaatggctgcctgattggaccctcagaatgattagtggtggtcccacatcaaactcaggcaaagggaactcatcaagcatcttagtaaaaactttatttgcgcgtcgtactgcaatattttgtcttaaaaagggccatataatacaaaataaataattctgccaatttcatgcttgtatcatcAAATGAACGATTGTTTCACTTATCTGCCCCACTAATGTGTTCCAAGGTAGCAGAGCAATAGTTTCCGAGAAACAGACGATTTAATTCACAAACGTGGCGAGGCGGACAAATTGGTTGTGGTTGTCTTTGACAACCGACATTAGTCGGGTGAAAAAGACTCCtggaatagattatatatataatatatatatatatatatatatatatatatatatatataatctattccaGGAGTCTTTTTTCACCCGACTAATGTCGTTGTCAAAGACAACCACACCAATTTGTCCGCCTCGCCACGTTTTGTGAATTAAATCGTCTGTTTCTCGGAAACTATTGCTCTGCTACCTTGGAACACATTAGTGGGGCAGATAAGTGAAACAATCGTTCATTTgatgatacaagcatgaaatttggcagaattatttattttgtattatatggccctttttaagacaaaatattgcagtacgacgcgcaaataaagtttttactaagatgcttgatgagttccctttgcctgagtttgatgtgggaccaccactaatcattctgagggtccaatcaggcagccattttacaagatggccgccaatgacgtcatatactacatatgccaAGTCCAAGAGTCCATGTTTCAAACAATACTCAACCTACTATGGCCAAAAGTCCATTCACTGTTCATCAGATTAGGAATTCTGGCAAGTACAGAGTAGAGTACAGAATAGTCCATTCTTTACACACTTGCACCTTCCACCACACTCTGTCTTGCATCCACACTTTGTCAGTTCATGGCAGCTCTTGGAAACGGGTTCCAGCATTGTCCATACAACTTcccaatcatcacctttttttgacCATCCCCACTCGGAAGGACACTGAGGTTCTGGCTGACAATTGACACACTGTCCCCAAATATGACCTGCTTGGTAGGCTGCTCGTTTGGCATGTTGCTTCAGTACACTTTGTGTTGGTGGAATCATATCATATGACCTCTGCTTTCGCGCAAAGAGATCAAGCCTTGCCTCGTCTACAGAAGATGTTGTACTCGACCGGTCATACATAAGAACCACATATTTTTCCAGAACATGTAGATCAGACTCCTCAATCTCAGATGGCCTGCAGCAAAGTTTTGCAAAGGTGGCAGAGGCACCACTGAAGACATTCCATGTCTGCCatgctgtctttttccctttgccattgAAACCTGACACAATGTCACACCCAGTAAAGGCATGGAAGAATAGCATCCCGTTGGTCTTTTCTGGTCCTAAGGTGGACACCAGGTTATGAAGCATCTGTGATATGGCGATCACAATGACGTCCGTGTCGTTTGCGTCGATCATAAGAGATTTAAAGCCTTCCGAAGTTGCATGCCAGGCATGTAAGAATATACGTGTGTCAGCCTCCTCATGTTTACAGGGAGCCAATTCCTCTAGGCTCATGGTGTATCTGGCACTCGTAAGGGCGTCTTCTTCCTTTGTCACAATGACTACATTTTCCGTAGTCATTTTAGCTACTGCATcagcaagaaaatggaagagctcCGTCTTGTTTGCACTGTCGCAGAGGAAACTCTTCCAGTTTGTAGTCGTTTTACTCTTTTCAGTAACTCTC from the Penaeus monodon isolate SGIC_2016 unplaced genomic scaffold, NSTDA_Pmon_1 PmonScaffold_9105, whole genome shotgun sequence genome contains:
- the LOC119572013 gene encoding uncharacterized protein LOC119572013, whose protein sequence is MSNASSASCATALLSGWISRFGSLAHITSDRGTSLTSQLWMSLGQLLGTTIHHTTAYNPEANSMVELFHRTLKAALMSRCSNIMWFSQLPWVLGLRTTPKEGLDVSSVELVFGDPLVVPGEFPVLHPAMTSPDYDASSGSSPPENRPTGHLNTITFPKIYIR